The genomic interval GGGCTTTTTCGGCAAGCTCTATGCCGACGTCCTCTCCGGCAACAATATCCTCGTCTATATCGCCTTCATCACCGTGCCGATCGTATGGTGGGTGGTCTACAAGACCCGCTTCGGCCTGCGCCTGCGCGCCGTTGGCGAGAACCCCGGCGCGGTCGATACCGCCGGCATTTCGGTGACCTGGCTGAGATACCGGGCGGTGATCCTGGCCGGCCTGCTCTGCGGGTTTTCCGGCACCTATCTCGCGATCGCGCAATCGGCCTCGTTCATCAACAACATGTCGGCCGGCAAGGGCTATATCGCGCTCGCGGCGCTGATCTTCGCCAAATGGAAGCCGGTTCCGGTAATGTTTGCCTGCCTGCTGTTCGGCTTCCTCGAAGCGTTTTCCAATTTCATGCAGGGCAAGTCCATGCCGCTGATCGGCGAGGTGCCGGTGCAGGTGTTCCAGGCCATGCCCTATATCCTCACCTGCGTCCTCTTGGCGGGTTTCATCGGCACCGCCCGCCCGCCCAAGGCCGGCGGCGTGCCCTATACCAAGGAGCGGTAACATGACGACGCCAGCCGATCTGTTTACGGCCGCGCGCGCGGCAAGCGCCAAATCCTATTCGCCCTATTCGAAATTTCCGGTGGGCGCGGCCATCCTCGCCGAGGATGGCGAGGTCTATGCCGGGGCCAATGTCGAAAACCTTGCCTATCCAGAAGGCATCTGCGCCGAGGGCGTTGCGATCGGCCACATGATCATGGGCGGCGCGACGAAGATCAAGGCCGTCGCCGTCTATGCGCCGCGGCTGGCGCTGTGCTCGCCCTGCGGCGGCTGCCGCCAGAAGCTTGCCGAATTTTCCGATGCCGGCGCGGAGGTCTATCTCTGCGACGATACCGGCGTGCGCGAAACCGTGACCGTCGGCGGCCTGCTGCCCCACGCCTTCGACACCGAGGACATCGGATGACCGAGGCAGCGCTTCTGCTGAAGGAGGCGCTCGGCGATCTTTCGCCGCGCCACGCGATCGTGCTCGGCTCCGGCCTTGGCGGGCTGGCGGACGAAATTGAAAATCCGACGCGCTTTGCCTTTTCCGAACTGCCCGGTTTTCCGGTTGGCGCGGTCAGCGGCCATCATGGCAGTCTCGTTGCCGGGCTGCTTGCCGGCACGCCGGTGATCGTGCTGTCCGGCCGCGTGCACTATTACGAGCAGGGCGACGCGGCGGCGATGCGCCTACCGCTCGAAACGCTGGCGGCGCTCGGCGTCGAGAACCTGTTCCTCAGCAATGCCGCCGGATCGCTGCATGAAGACATGCCGCCCGGCTCGGTGATGCTGATTACCGATCATATCAATTACTCCGGCATGAACCCGCTGATCGGCGAGACCTCCGACCGCCGATTCACCGGCATGAGCCGTGCCTATGACCGCGAACTTGCCGACGCCATGCGCCGGGCGGCGGCCGGTCTCGACATAATACTTGCGGAA from Martelella mediterranea DSM 17316 carries:
- the cdd gene encoding cytidine deaminase — protein: MTTPADLFTAARAASAKSYSPYSKFPVGAAILAEDGEVYAGANVENLAYPEGICAEGVAIGHMIMGGATKIKAVAVYAPRLALCSPCGGCRQKLAEFSDAGAEVYLCDDTGVRETVTVGGLLPHAFDTEDIG
- a CDS encoding purine-nucleoside phosphorylase; translation: MTEAALLLKEALGDLSPRHAIVLGSGLGGLADEIENPTRFAFSELPGFPVGAVSGHHGSLVAGLLAGTPVIVLSGRVHYYEQGDAAAMRLPLETLAALGVENLFLSNAAGSLHEDMPPGSVMLITDHINYSGMNPLIGETSDRRFTGMSRAYDRELADAMRRAAAGLDIILAEGTYMWFSGPSFETPAEIRMARVLGADAVGMSTVPEVILARFLGMKVAAASVITNFGAGMSQGELGHDETKKMAPIGGRKLAAIVKRAIGKG
- a CDS encoding ABC transporter permease, with protein sequence MQSIDIIIGMLGSTIRLSIPLIFTALAGLFSERSGIFDIGLEGKMLASAFAAAVVAYYTGSPWLGLLGGILISIVFSLVHGYASITARGNQIVSGVALNFVAAGLTVVLGNAWFRQGGRTPQLENSARFTGIDFPGAEAASQMGFFGKLYADVLSGNNILVYIAFITVPIVWWVVYKTRFGLRLRAVGENPGAVDTAGISVTWLRYRAVILAGLLCGFSGTYLAIAQSASFINNMSAGKGYIALAALIFAKWKPVPVMFACLLFGFLEAFSNFMQGKSMPLIGEVPVQVFQAMPYILTCVLLAGFIGTARPPKAGGVPYTKER